A segment of the Bacteroidales bacterium genome:
TTCTCCACGATGGCGGTTCAATCTGCTTTGGCTTGACAACCTGGCCGGAACTGGTTATTTTATTTTTGTATTGTTCATACCTTCCTGACGCTTTTAAAAGCGCTATGCTGAAAGCCTCGTCATAGTGAGATAACATATTTTGCCAGAAAGCTTTGCAGGCCATGTCATAAGCTTTTTCCCTGAGTTCTGATTTTATTCCATCAGGTTGGCCAACAAAGGAAATTATGCGGCGGCATAATTCCTCTAAAACAAAGTCATGATTATCATCAGTGCGTTGAATCACTGAAATATATTCATGAGGATTCGCATCCTGTGATAATACCCATAATCCAAAGCCAGCAAGTGTAGTAGTTATTGTGGGGATATGAAAAGCAATACTTTCAAGCGGCGTATAGCCCCATGGTTCATAATATGAAGGGAAAACTGTAAGGTCAAAAGCTGTCAGGAAATCATAATAGTTTATGTCGATAATGCCATCTTTTTCGTCAAGGTAACAAGGAACAATTACTATTTTGACTTTGTCGGCAGGAGAGTTATTTAAGTTGTTTTCAGCAATACGTTGTATCATTGCATCTGACTTGTAATGGTGCAGATAATGCGTACAGTAGTCATTGCTGACGGGTTGGGAAAAATCTCTCTCCTTCATTCTGTTTATCAGGTTTTGTGACGCCCCGGCATGGTTTCCCGGTACTGCAATCACAGCAATAATGGTTTGAGAAGAATTTTTTGCATTGTTGATTCTTCCCATAGCATCAATAAATAAATCTATGCCTTTGTTGTAGAATTCATAGCGCCCGCTGGTCATGATAAAAACCGTATCATCAGGTAGATTTTGGTTTAAAAGGCCTTCTGTTATTTTTTTGATTTTTAGGCGGCTTTGGTTTCGTTTTTCATTAAGTTGTTCATTATCCGGTATCAGTCCTCCATCAAATCCATTTGGTGTAATTATGTCGGGTTTTTTTGCCAGAAAGTGCTCACATTCTTTGGCAGTTATTTCGCTTACGGTAGTAAAGCAGTCAGTATAGCCGGCCGATATTCTCTCAAGCGAGAATTTGGAAACAACCCCCATGGTTTTTGCCAATGATTCACTGTGATAAGTATGCATCTGACTGTAGAGAGGCATTCTGTTGCCTGCGATACTTCGCCCGAGTACTGTGGCATGCGTTGTAAAAATTGTTCCGATTTGCGGTGTGTGTTCGTTAAGGTATAATATACCCGTGCCAGTCATCCATTCGTGAAACTGGGCAACAATGTTTTCGTGTGGGAATACATGAAACTCATAAAAACTTTTTATAACTCTACCGGCGGCAATACCAAAAAGGGCAGGTTCCACATAGTCCCACTGCCCATAGTAAGAATCGAGGCCATATTTTTCCCATAATTTTTCGAATATTTTATCTTTTTCAGCAAAGAGCTGTGTAAAATCCACGAGAATAACAAGAGGTTTGTCTGTAATATTCCAGCGCCCTATGCGGAATTTCAGCCCTTCCTCAAGAGCCTGCTCTCTCCAGAGTTTATAAGAATATTGGTCTTCAATAAACTCCCCGTTTTCATTTGTGTCTTTAAAAACATCAGGTCCTATAAGCAGGTAATTGTCGTTAAATTTTTCGTCCAGCAGGGGTGCTTTGGTAGAAATAACGGTATAAATTCCACCTACCTTGTTGCATACTTCCCAACTGACTTCGAACAAATAGTCGGGCGTCAGCATATTTTTAGCAGTCATTATAGAGAATAATTAATAACTTTCAAAAGTATGAAAATTTATTTTCTTTTATTACAGAAAGCATAAGTTTATTATAATAAATCACATAATAATAAGAACTATAATTAGGAAATACAACAATTTCATGCTAACAAATAAAATTTGTTAAGGATTTTTTGTTTAAAACAATCTTCCAGAAAATTATTATAAATTCTTGTAAATCTAAGTTCTGAAAAATATCTCTTCGGGGAATGTAACAGATGTAAGAAACAATCCTTTTGCCGGTACCGACATGCCTGCATCGGAACGTTTACCGTTTTCAATAATATTACGAAAATCTTCGATACTAATTTTATGCAATCCCACATCAATCATGGTTCCTACAATAGCACGAACCATATTGCGTAAAAACCGGTTCGCTGTGATAGTAAAAATATATTTATAACCTTCTGTCTTCCAGAACGTCTCATAAATTGTGCAATTATGATTTTTTACCTGTGTGTGGGATTTCGAGAAACAGGCGAAATTGCTATATTTTTTCAACAAATTACATGCTTCATTCATCAGATTGCTGTCCAACTCTCTGGCAAAATAATATTCAAAGTTTCTGTTGAATGGGTCAGGTACGGCACTAATAAAATATTTGTAAGTCCTTGTTAATGCATCATAGCGAGCGTTTGCCTCAGGCTTGACTTTTATGAAATCAAAAACAACAATGTCTGCGGGCAGCAAACCATTTAAATTTCCACATATTTTTTTTTCAGAAGGGAATGTTATTTCACTGTCAAAATGTGCATAATACTCTTTTGCGTGGACTCCGGCATCGGTGCGCCCGCAACCTGTTAGCTTAATATTGTGACGTAAAATAGTTTGCAACGCTGCACTGACAATATGCTGAATGCTCATGGCATTTTGCTGTTGCTGCCATCCATGATACTGTGTTCCGTCGTAAGCAAGCTTTATAAAATATCGCTGCGGCATTTTAGATGATGTATTTAATTCTTCAAAAATACTAAAAAACCAAATTTATCATTACATTTGCCTGTTGATTTGAATATTCTTAATCATGATAATTGATTTTTTTATTCCTTGCTTTGTTGACCAGGTTTATCCGCACATCGGAATCAGCATGCTTAAAATTTTTGACAGACTGGGTGTGGCTGTGGATTATAACCCTGAACAAACATGTTGCGGCCAGATGGCTTTCAACAGCGGTTATTGGGATGATGCAAGGGTGATGGGCGAGAAGTTCATTCGTGATTTTTCAAATAACAGGTATATTGTTGCTCCTTCTGCTTCCTGTGTGAGTAT
Coding sequences within it:
- the truA gene encoding tRNA pseudouridine(38-40) synthase TruA: MPQRYFIKLAYDGTQYHGWQQQQNAMSIQHIVSAALQTILRHNIKLTGCGRTDAGVHAKEYYAHFDSEITFPSEKKICGNLNGLLPADIVVFDFIKVKPEANARYDALTRTYKYFISAVPDPFNRNFEYYFARELDSNLMNEACNLLKKYSNFACFSKSHTQVKNHNCTIYETFWKTEGYKYIFTITANRFLRNMVRAIVGTMIDVGLHKISIEDFRNIIENGKRSDAGMSVPAKGLFLTSVTFPEEIFFRT